In Mytilus edulis chromosome 7, xbMytEdul2.2, whole genome shotgun sequence, a single genomic region encodes these proteins:
- the LOC139482517 gene encoding uncharacterized protein, which translates to MYHKNPTTGESTNFERQMKKAKRLCNEGFIRDIEYNPINQGSEHNYFRSKCMPSMRQIVQVGDTGNTAKYYSLHISIIKVTGLIVSAFCNCKAGGAGLCAHVGSLLYTLVKTKDACTSNACGWDRPRSLQRKPSPNRVCDIKFVKTEKEQKAEKIKPYPGVYQAGPCREEGNLFLHDILDGLKDVYPECVLYQTLRPEHANIDTFLELFQTNFSYMDNIIIKSAECLNVFEAFVNSLTVTSKISENLEKATRGQHFNVNWKKARSVLITASVMGEVVKRKKLEPDNLVKKLCGYITIPDAVKSLQYGRKNEAVAIGDYTRSHLKTCDDVRIESCGLLVNPTYPYLGASIDGLVVCSKCGTGIVEVKCPYGSDANDKPWRNMLPIECGKDKKFFCSERDSNLVLDENHNYMYQVQGQLALYELDWADFVVWTKKGINVQILTYNGLLINCYLYGELSHWHSHHIFLYLKNKFFANSLG; encoded by the coding sequence ATGTACCACAAAAATCCCACAACTGGGGAGAGTACCAATTTTGAAAGGCAAATGAAAAAGGCAAAACGATTGTGTAACGAAGGATTCATAAGAGACATTGAATATAATCCTATTAATCAAGGATCAGAACACAATTATTTTAGGAGTAAATGTATGCCTTCTATGAGACAAATTGTACAAGTTGGAGACACTGGAAATACTGCAAAGTACTATTCACTGCATATAAGTATCATCAAAGTCACTGGCCTAATTGTAAGTGCTTTTTGTAACTGTAAAGCAGGGGGAGCAGGGCTATGTGCACACGTAGGTTCACTTCTGTACACACTTGTTAAGACAAAAGATGCATGTACATCTAATGCATGTGGATGGGATAGACCTAGGTCACTACAAAGGAAACCAAGCCCAAATAGAGTGTGTGACATTAAATTTGTTAAAactgaaaaagaacaaaaagctgaaaaaataaaaccataccCTGGAGTATATCAAGCTGGACCTTGTAGAGAAGAAGGCAATTTATTCTTGCATGATATATTAGATGGACTAAAGGATGTATACCCCGAGTGTGTACTTTATCAGACTCTGCGGCCGGAACATGCAAACATTGATACATTTTTAGAACTATTTCAAACCAATTTTAGTTATATGGATAATATTATTATCAAATCAGCAGAATGTTTAAACGTATTTGAAGCGTTTGTTAACAGCTTGACGGTCACTTCCAAGATTAGTGAGAATTTAGAGAAAGCTACAAGGGGTCAGCATTTTAATGTAAATTGGAAGAAGGCCAGAAGTGTATTAATTACAGCTTCAGTAATGGGGGAAGTTGTCAAGCGTAAAAAACTTGAACCTGATAATTTGGTGAAAAAATTGTGTGGGTACATTACAATACCAGATGCAGTGAAAAGTCTTCAATATGGGCGCAAAAATGAAGCTGTTGCAATTGGGGATTATACAAGGTCACACTTGAAAACTTGTGATGATGTCCGTATCGAATCATGTGGACTGTTAGTAAATCCCACCTATCCCTATCTTGGTGCAAGTATTGATGGTCTAGTGGTATGCTCTAAGTGTGGAACTGGCATTGTTGAAGTGAAGTGTCCTTATGGCTCTGATGCTAATGACAAACCTTGGAGAAATATGCTTCCCATTGAATGTGGCAAGGACAAAAAATTCTTTTGTTCAGAGAGAGACTCTAACCTTGTACTTGATGAAAATCACAATTATATGTATCAAGTACAAGGTCAGCTAGCACTGTATGAACTAGATTGGGCAGATTTTGTTGTGTGGACAAAGAAAGGGATAAATGTTCAaattttaacctataatggtttacttataaattgttatttgtatggagagttgtctcattggcactcacaccacatctt